In the genome of Pichia kudriavzevii chromosome 4, complete sequence, one region contains:
- a CDS encoding uncharacterized protein (PKUD0D00410; similar to Saccharomyces cerevisiae YKL052C (ASK1); ancestral locus Anc_2.588) encodes MSAMSEETESRDLMEDEMQRQKRLLEVDLMERDETDTDQQPRLSFFFDSNSLKSSTNRENILSEIDRVEQLVTLNLQKINENIVLSNEVITNQLVPKLEMFNKNSNKIYNNITHIKEFYENAANVNILTKKDVDIDEEEEETEGEKPEGSGNGGDTGNEEEHAVSAEGDNDTRFSGAALHGGVSPERVDRDGGGVLARGESNTEMEVSCSSFEFGEGLADGEDRLVVEQSEANEVTKGNTSMQRDGLSMDTGHPQHVRLHSDTIIRGFKLGMDDESTVKTTAMDATEGVSSIRDLPGPLTELKEMSGYESPEWEEPPELQSTKFSNKRRKTQRRNRTRDAAVFGSDETTTKSLGLTDRFSTLKDIDMDTSEPTAANPFQSPKNGKEEKVVVEEEEDDDVLTSSSFEEAPELLSEHLGRRP; translated from the coding sequence ATGAGTGCCATGTCTGAGGAAACAGAGAGTCGTGATTTAATGGAGGATGAGATGCAGCGACAGAAACGACTACTGGAAGTAGACTTGATGGAGAGGGACGAAACAGATACGGACCAGCAACCGAGActatcatttttctttgattccAATTCGTTGAAGAGCAGCACCAATAGGGAGAACATTCTATCTGAGATTGACCGTGTTGAACAGCTGGTGACCTTGAATCTACAAAAGATCAACGAGAATATAGTGTTGTCGAATGAAGTCATCACTAACCAGTTAGTGCCTAAGCTAGAGATGTTCAACAAGAACTCTAACAAGATCTACAATAACATTACACATATTAAGGAATTCTATGAGAATGCTGCGAATGTGAATATCTTAACGAAGAAGGacgttgatattgatgaggaagaagaagaaacgGAAGGAGAAAAACCAGAAGGATCTGGGAATGGGGGCGACACTGGCAATGAGGAAGAACATGCAGTTTCAGCGGAGGGAGACAATGACACACGTTTCTCCGGTGCAGCTCTCCACGGTGGTGTATCACCTGAGAGGGTGGACAGAGACGGAGGAGGAGTCTTGGCTCGTGGGGAAAGCAATACAGAGATGGAAGTCAGTTGTAGTAGTTTTGAGTTTGGGGAGGGTCTAGCTGACGGAGAAGATAGACTTGTAGTTGAGCAAAGCGAGGCCAACGAAGTAACCAAGGGAAACACTTCCATGCAGAGGGACGGGCTTTCGATGGATACTGGCCATCCTCAGCATGTGCGCTTACATTCCGATACTATAATAAGAGGGTTCAAGTTGGGAATGGATGATGAAAGTACAGTTAAAACCACAGCCATGGACGCTACAGAAGGGGTTTCATCTATCCGAGACCTACCAGGACCGCTTACCGAGTTGAAGGAGATGAGTGGATACGAGTCACCAGAGTGGGAAGAACCTCCGGAGCTACAGTCAACCAAGTTCTCCAACAAGAGAAGGAAAACCCAACGTCGAAACCGGACACGAGACGCAGCAGTGTTTGGTTCTGACGAGACAACCACCAAGAGTCTGGGATTGACAGACCGGTTCAGTACATTAAAGGACATTGATATGGACACAAGCGAACCAACGGCGGCGAATCCATTCCAGAGTCCCAAAAACGgcaaagaagagaaagtagtagtagaagaagaagaggatgatgatgtaCTCACCAGTAGTTCCTTTGAGGAAGCGCCCGAGCTTCTCAGTGAGCATCTGGGCAGACGACCTTGA
- a CDS encoding uncharacterized protein (PKUD0D00420; Pfam Domains: Amidase(1.6e-63)) has translation MHYKEVAADKVQSLLTKIPHEWILTSIPSVEEQRDVDGYINRFIPERERSITEMSASQLLELQQGGKLSAYEIAFAYCHRAALIHQMTNCCTEIFFERAFQSARELDSYLATTGNLKGKLHGIPISLKDQINLPGVTTAMGWIAPHVSPELELKVARKQSTNDISLIAEILQQEGAVFYVKTTVPMAMLGNETSTNMTVTYNSLDRKMSPGGSSGGEGALLAAKGSLIGIGTDIGGSIRIPSLVHGLYGLRGTTNRFPYLDISNSYPNQLCVPSVVGPMARNIDDLILVSEAILSNGLCVRDPKCVPIKWDSGKVTDFKEKIRIGVLKSDGEVLPHPPILNNLEKLESHLLKHNDLFEVTKLKECEMPVKFSDLGNLLLSLYNCDNFEEIKEFCKLSGEPLPELFTRSFTAPNHMDNVSEFFDKAGLKLRYQRLFDDWLRDLDCFIIPSYSATCWRIGENANISNFYTRALNVLDYTVMTFPVGRVTENDVSYDREFFNESDKKNWNYYNLDDCLGKPVNVQLVCKRYKEEECCKIVKKITELLQH, from the coding sequence atgcaCTACAAAGAGGTCGCTGCTGATAAGGTCCAATCTCTCCTAACGAAGATTCCACATGAATGGATCCTCACGTCGATTCCATCAGTGGAAGAACAGCGTGACGTGGACGGGTACATTAATAGATTCATCCCCGAGAGGGAGAGGTCCATCACGGAGATGAGTGCCTCCCAATTACTGGAACTTCAACAAGGGGGAAAGTTGTCCGCCTATGAAATTGCTTTTGCTTATTGCCATAGAGCTGCTCTCATCCATCAAATGACGAACTGTTGTACAGAGATCTTCTTCGAGAGAGCCTTCCAGTCTGCCAGAGAACTGGACAGTTACCTTGCTACCACTGGCAATTTAAAGGGTAAATTGCATGGGATTCCaatctctttgaaagaCCAAATCAATCTACCTGGTGTCACCACTGCTATGGGGTGGATTGCTCCTCATGTCTCTCCTGAACTGGAACTAAAGGTTGCTCGCAAACAATCCACCAACGATATATCTCTCATTGCCGAAATCTTACAACAAGAAGGTGCAGTTTTCTACGTTAAGACAACCGTCCCCATGGCCATGTTGGGGAACGAAACTTCCACTAATATGACTGTCACTTACAACTCCCTGGATAGGAAAATGTCCCCCGGTGGCTCCTCCGGCGGAGAAGGCGCATTGTTGGCCGCCAAGGGCTCTCTCATTGGTATTGGTACAGATATTGGGGGTTCCATCAGAATCCCAAGTCTGGTCCACGGCTTGTATGGCCTTCGGGGTACAACAAACAGGTTCCCCTACTTGGATATATCCAACTCCTACCCAAACCAACTCTGCGTCCCCTCTGTTGTTGGCCCAATGGCTCGAAACATTGATGACCTAATCTTGGTATCGGAAGCCATCCTAAGCAACGGGCTCTGTGTACGGGACCCAAAGTGCGTCCCAATAAAATGGGATAGTGGGAAGGTCACTGATTTTAAGGAGAAGATCAGAATAGGGGTGTTGAAATCAGATGGTGAAGTTCTGCCACATCCAccaattttgaataacttGGAAAAGCTAGAATCCCACCTGCTAAAGCACAATGACTTGTTTGAAGTTACCAAGCTCAAAGAATGTGAGATGCCGGTTAAGTTTTCAGATCTGGGGAACTTGCTCCTCAGCTTGTACAATTGTGacaactttgaagaaatcaaagagttCTGCAAGCTGAGCGGGGAGCCACTGCCCGAATTATTCACAAGATCATTTACTGCTCCCAATCATATGGACAATGTCAGTGAGTTTTTCGACAAGGCAGGACTAAAGCTCAGGTATCAGAGGTTGTTTGATGATTGGTTGAGAGATTTGGACTGTTTTATTATTCCTTCATATTCAGCAACGTGCTGGAGGATCGGCGAAAACGCAAACATCTCCAACTTCTACACCCGTGCTTTGAATGTCTTAGACTATACCGTCATGACGTTCCCTGTTGGAAGGGTCACAGAGAATGATGTCAGTTATGATCGggaattcttcaatgagTCCGACAAGAAGAACTGGAACTATTACAACCTGGATGACTGTCTAGGCAAGCCAGTCAACGTCCAGCTTGTTTGTAAGAGAtacaaagaggaagaatGTTGTAAGATAGTCAAGAAAATTACTGAGTTGTTGCAACACTAg
- a CDS encoding uncharacterized protein (PKUD0D00430; similar to Saccharomyces cerevisiae YLR056W (ERG3); ancestral locus Anc_8.41) — protein MDLVLEVFDTYLFDRAYATLLPKTVAPLLPEPPLLLTKIVETINNNTDYSTREIYGFNEKYHFFDETVYANLSLLPRYNILRQVISLFLITSTFGWLLYFTVAWLSFHFVYDKSNFNHPRYLKNQISMEIKQASTAIPIMVLLTIPWFIAELHGYSYLYYDINESTGGWKAIILQFPSFLLFTDCGIYFIHRALHWPSLYKNLHKPHHKWIVCTPFASHAFHPVDGYAQSLPYHIFPMLFPLHKVSYLFLFTFVNFWTVMIHDGEYMSNDPVINGAACHTIHHLYFNYNYGQFTTLWDRLGGSYREPDAELFDKDKRVDKKTWEKQTQLMDQIREDVEGKEDYRDYVSSDSKKTQ, from the coding sequence ATGGATTTAGTCTTGGAAGTCTTTGATACTTATCTCTTCGATAGGGCATATGCAACCCTGCTCCCAAAGACAGTTGCTCCGCTTCTACCTGAACCTCCACTTCTTCTTACTAAAATCGTGGAAactatcaacaacaacaccgACTATTCAACTAGAGAAATTTATGGTTTCAATGAAAAGTACCACTTCTTTGATGAAACAGTCTACGCTAACCTATCCTTGTTGCCAAGGTATAATATTCTTAGACAAGTCATTTCTCTTTTCCTCATCACTTCCACTTTTGGTTGGTTGTTGTACTTCACGGTGGCTTGGCTCTCCTTCCACTTTGTCTACGACAAATCAAACTTTAACCATCCAAGATACTTGAAAAACCAAATCTCCatggaaatcaaacagGCTTCCACCGCCATTCCAATCATGGTCCTTCTAACCATCCCTTGGTTCATTGCAGAATTGCACGGCTACTCGTACCTCTACTATGATATTAATGAATCAACTGGCGGCTGGAAGGCAATCATTCTACAATTCCCATCTTTCCTCTTGTTCACAGATTGCGGCATCTACTTCATCCACAGGGCCCTCCACTGGCCCTCCCTCTACAAAAACCTACATAAGCCTCATCATAAATGGATCGTTTGTACCCCCTTTGCTTCTCATGCATTCCATCCTGTCGACGGTTACGCTCAATCCCTACCTTACCACATCTTCCCAATGTTGTTCCCATTGCATAAGGTCTCTtacttgttcttgttcaCCTTTGTCAACTTCTGGACTGTCATGATCCACGACGGCGAATACATGTCCAACGATCCAGTCATTAATGGTGCCGCTTGTCACACCATCCACCATTTGTACTTCAACTACAACTATGGTCAGTTTACCACTCTATGGGACAGATTGGGCGGCTCTTATAGAGAACCAGATGCTGAGTTGTTTGACAAGGACAAGAGAGTCGACAAGAAGACTTGGGAGAAGCAAACCCAATTGATGGACCAAATCAGAGAAGACGTTGAAGGTAAGGAAGACTACAGAGACTATGTCTCAAGTGATTCTAAAAAGACACAATAG
- a CDS encoding uncharacterized protein (PKUD0D00440): MLSNTTRIINKRSIQIGLSSTIKRWNSSQKDTYKVNEYSNFPEDAADATSTILTDAIDFQRRIESKQRVTWWEILEKDRLRKQEGKNIDSLTMDDVKTEKVIEKTREDSFSFIPLPFKDDLSLRDFYINAPGRLRFGHLFQDLDGLAGRVAAKHCKPAEPMNVTASIDRIYVTKTIDEIDKYNFLIVGYCSYTGNSSMEISIKGYAYEDALPDSHSITPKIVETAASKCFLSANFTFVARNPATHKAHKINKLLPTNELEWIEYKRAESHNAAKKLRAKVSALDKNPPTADESKIIHSLYNSSKKIFQIPKNERPKNLKLMKDTKLSATQIQQPQYRNRHGIIFGGYLLRQTFELAYCAAGAFSRSYPRFISLDNTTFKAPVPVGCVLSMEAEVCYTEHIHDVEEDANSANVISKLMKDYDTSANKMSKNDKELLSSPGTLIQVKVDTKVNDLSDATTSTPSGTFVYSFFVPRDVDGFDNPGYCSVVPESYGEMMDYVEGRRRAYDTAAYAEQLRLTGQE, from the coding sequence ATGCTTTCAAATACTACAAGAATAATTAACAAGAGGAGTATCCAAATTGGGTTATCGTCAACCATCAAGAGATGGAACTCTTCTCAGAAAGATACCTATAAAGTCAATGAGTATTCGAATTTCCCTGAAGATGCTGCCGACGCCACCTCGACCATTCTAACTGACGCCATTGATTTCCAACGGAGAATTGAATCCAAACAGAGAGTTACCTGGTGGGAGATTTTGGAGAAGGACAGATTGAGGAAACAAGAGGGTAAAAATATCGACTCCTTGACCATGGACGACGTGAAGACGGAAAAAGTCattgagaaaacaagagaagATTCGTTCTCCTTTATACCTCTACCTTTCAAGGATGACTTATCTTTGCGTGATTTCTATATCAATGCGCCGGGTAGACTAAGATTTGGTCATTTGtttcaagatttggatGGTTTGGCCGGTAGAGTTGCTGCTAAGCATTGTAAACCTGCAGAACCAATGAATGTCACTGCATCCATCGACAGAATCTATGTCACCAAAACCATCGATGAAATTGACAAGTATAACTTCCTCATTGTCGGCTATTGTAGTTATACAGGTAATTCCTCCATGGAAATCTCAATTAAAGGTTACGCTTATGAAGATGCATTACCAGATTCACACTCAATAACTCCAAAGATTGTCGAAACTGCCGCAAGCAAGTGCTTCTTATCTGCCAACTTCACCTTTGTTGCTAGAAACCCAGCAACTCATAAGGCCCataaaatcaacaaattgtTACCTACCAATGAACTGGAATGGATCGAATACAAACGTGCAGAATCTCATAACGCTGCAAAGAAACTCAGAGCTAAAGTTTCAGCACTTGATAAAAATCCACCAACGGCAGACGAGTCCAAAATCATTCATTCCCTATAcaattcttccaaaaaaattttccaaattccaAAGAATGAAAGACCGAAAAATCTAAAGCTGATGAAGGACACCAAACTGTCGGCTACCCAGATCCAACAACCTCAATATAGAAATAGACATGGTATTATATTTGGAGGCTATTTATTAAGACAAACCTTTGAATTGGCATATTGTGCAGCAGGTGCTTTTTCAAGATCTTATCCTAGATTTATATCATTGGATAATACGACCTTTAAAGCACCCGTTCCAGTTGGCTGTGTCTTATCTATGGAAGCTGAAGTTTGTTATACCGAACACATCCATgacgttgaagaagatgcaaACTCAGCCAATGTCATATCCAAATTAATGAAGGATTATGACACATCAGCAAACAAAATGTCCAAGAACGATAAGGAGCTACTTTCATCACCAGGTACTTTGATTCAAGTTAAGGTGGACACCAAGGTTAATGACTTGAGTGATGCTACCACATCTACCCCAAGTGGTACCTTCGTCTACAGTTTCTTTGTTCCTAGAGACGTTGATGGATTCGATAACCCAGGATACTGCTCCGTTGTTCCTGAATCGTATGGTGAAATGATGGACTATGTGGAAGGTAGAAGAAGGGCATATGATACTGCAGCGTATGCTGAACAACTGAGGTTGACAGGCCAAGAATAG
- a CDS encoding uncharacterized protein (PKUD0D00450; similar to Saccharomyces cerevisiae YIL140W (AXL2); ancestral locus Anc_2.208), protein MNPLGIVLLLLSAIATANPYVGFPFSQQLPNIARVGENYQFTINEQTFKSDSNSQITYSVYELPSWLHFDTSSLTFSGLPSDADKLGTINFILEGADNQGKLNQSCSIVLSDQPAPILNEKELVIQQLGDIGTTNGYNGIVFKPQEPFKITFDKSTFQIPSSSSNHIVTYYGKSANRTSLPSWCFFDEDSLTFSGTTPPVNSVNAPSLEFDLTLIATDYNGYSAAYTDFNIVVGGHQLFINGTYNSSVMVNPGSKFDVDLPLNLIYLDNQVIDTSQIDRIENSNGPNWIQITDKSKLVGDVPEDQTDNIVANITLFDIYGDSVFMNFDINVLHEIFNVNSLDNVTVSNGKFFEYTLPDSIFHNKTATELDVVFSDEWLTFYHSNNTFIGKVPSNFQNSKITLNASINSLKQSLSFYLIGNPTKSSSLYSSKTSSFSSRTSGSSSRNRSSSTTKLSVLKSSSSPSSSAYTSTSAGYYSSSSSPSSSSLVSPIMSKSSNTKGLAIGLGVGIPVGVIILAAILFFFCCFRRRKNKDDSDVDDTNNDTYINDNEKGFLPKDNNSFLSSDTLNGSTKIMAANNLSNLEKDSDVSSYYSTNQSTLNDGTLYQAANTQMSTDQLLGNDSDPVVTSKSNANKSGVFNSWRKSSSNLKTRDSLNSLATVATNDLLTVNVVNDDRVRKSQMNLPSISKLRNLSSSSSSLYNSSYTNTPTNLTFSNSSSNHNSKEFNSNLETLRENDLSRESSYNTLSSNPQLVEFNESGSLSRKIIQREEKSYQGELYNVSDDISNHS, encoded by the coding sequence ATGAATCCATTAGGTATAgtgctgttgctgttgagTGCTATTGCTACGGCTAATCCATATGTTGGATTCCCATTCAGCCAACAACTGCCCAATATTGCACGTGTGGGAGAAAATTATCAGTTCACTATAAATGAACAAACATTCAAATCAGATTCTAATTCACAAATTACTTACAGTGTCTACGAATTACCAAGTTGGTTGCATTTCGACACCTCGAGTTTGACCTTCTCCGGATTACCCTCGGATGCAGACAAATTGGGGACTATCAATTTCATACTTGAAGGGGCTGATAATCAGGGAAAGTTGAACCAATCCTGTTCAATTGTACTATCTGATCAGCCGGCTCCGATATTGAACGAAAAGGAACTGGttattcaacaattggGAGACATCGGCACAACCAACGGGTACAACGGTATAGTGTTCAAGCCACAAGAACCTTTCAAGATCACCTTCGATAAGTCAACATTCCAGATCCCTTCAAGTTCCAGCAACCATATTGTGACTTACTATGGGAAATCTGCCAATCGTACATCGTTGCCGAGTTGGTGCTTCTTCGATGAAGACAGTTTGACTTTCTCAGGTACCACACCTCCAGTGAATTCAGTCAATGCACCAAGCTTAGAATTCGATTTGACTTTAATCGCAACCGATTATAATGGATATTCTGCCGCTTATACGGATTTTAacattgttgttggtggCCATCAACTGTTTATCAATGGCACTTATAACAGCTCAGTCATGGTCAACCCAGGTTCAAAATTTGATGTGGATTTACCTCTAAATCTCATCTATCTCGATAACCAAGTCATAGACACCAGCCAAATTGATAGAATCGAAAATTCAAATGGCCCAAACTGGATCCAAATAACGGATAAATCAAAACTAGTTGGCGATGTTCCAGAAGACCAAACGGATAATATAGTCGCCAATATAACCCTGTTTGATATCTATGGGGATTCCGTTTTCATGAACTTTGATATTAACGTGTTGCATGAAATCTTCAACGTTAATTCGTTGGATAATGTGACTGtttcaaatggaaaattctttgaatacACATTACCTGATTCCATATTTCATAATAAGACGGCTACGGAATTGGACGTTGTATTCAGTGATGAATGGCTAACTTTCTACCACTCAAACAATACATTTATTGGTAAGGTTCcctcaaattttcaaaattccaaaataaCTCTTAATGCCAGTATAAATAGCTTAAAACAATCTCTAAGTTTTTACCTTATAGGTAATCcaacaaaatcaagttCTCTctattcttcaaaaacttcctcattttcttcaaggaCAAGTGGTTCCTCTTCAAGAAACAGAAGCTCATCCACCACTAAATTGTCGGtcttgaaatcatcatcatcgccatcatcatctgcaTATACATCAACATCAGCTGGATATTATTCGTCCTCCTCTTCACCGTCGTCATCTTCTCTCGTTTCTCCTATTATGTCTAAATCTTCCAATACCAAAGGTTTGGCTATTGGGTTGGGTGTTGGTATTCCTGTTGGAGTTATAATACTGGCAGCCATACtattcttcttttgctgTTTTAGGCGTCGGAAGAATAAAGATGATTCGGACGTTGATGATACCAATAATGATACTTACattaatgataatgaaaaggGGTTCTTACCTAAAGATAATAATTCGTTCCTTTCATCGGATACGCTGAACGGATCTACCAAAATAATGGCTGCTAATAACTTGAGTAATCTAGAAAAAGACTCAGATGTGTCTTCGTATTACTCAACCAACCAATCTACCTTAAATGATGGCACTTTATATCAAGCTGCTAATACTCAGATGAGTACTGACCAATTACTGGGTAACGACAGTGATCCAGTAGTCACAAGTAAGAGCAATGCTAACAAGAGTGGTGTTTTTAATTCATGGAGgaaatcatcttcaaatctgAAAACAAGGGATTCACTGAATTCTTTGGCAACTGTTGCAACCAACGATTTATTAACCGTCAACGTTGTAAACGATGATCGAGTCCGCAAGAGTCAAATGAATTTGccttcaatatcaaaactCCGAAATTTATCTTCGAGTTCGAGTTCCCTATACAACTCCTCATATACTAATACACCGACaaatttgacattttcGAATTCAAGTTCAAACCACAATAGTAAAGAATTCAACTCAAATTTAGAGACTCTAAGAGAAAATGACTTGTCTAGAGAAAGTTCCTACAATACTTTATCTTCTAATCCCCAATTGgttgaattcaatgaaagTGGTTCCCTATCGAGGAAAATTATTCAAAGGGAAGAGAAGTCATATCAAGGTGAACTATACAATGTAAGTGATGATATCAGCAACCATTCTTAA